A region from the Acomys russatus chromosome 20, mAcoRus1.1, whole genome shotgun sequence genome encodes:
- the Hbegf gene encoding proheparin-binding EGF-like growth factor, with translation MKLLPSVVLKLFLAAALSALVTGESLERLRRGLAAATSNPDPPTGSTNQLLPTGGDRVQKVQDLEETDLFRVAFSSKPQSLATPSKEKNGKKKKKGKGLGKKRDPCLRKYKDYCIHGECKYLKDLQTPSCQCHPGYHGERCHGLTLPVENPLYTYDHTTVLAVVAVVLSSVCLLVIAGLLMFRYHRRGGYDVESEETVKLGMGTSH, from the exons ATGAAGCTGCTGCCGTCGGTGGTGCTGAAGCTGTTTCTGGCCGCAG CGTTGTCCGCGCTAGTGACGGGTGAGAGTCTGGAGCGGCTTCGGAGAGGTCTGGCGGCAGCAACCAGCAACCCTGACCCTCCCACTGGTTCCACAAACCAGCTGCTACCCACGGGAGGTGACCGTGTTCAGAAAGTCCAGGACTTGGAAGAGACAGACCTTTTcagag TTGCTTTTTCCTCCAAGCCACAATCGCTAGCCACGCCAAGCAaagaaaagaatgggaaaaagaagaagaaaggcaaaggaTTAGGAAAGAAGAGAGACCCGTGTCTCAGGAAATACAAAGACTACTGCATCCACGGGGAGTGTAAATACCTGAAGGATCTCCAGACTCCGTCGTGCCA GTGCCACCCAGGTTACCATGGAGAGAGGTGTCATGGGCTGACCCTACCAGTGGAGAATCCCCTATATACATATGACCACACTACAGTCTTGGCTGTGGTGGCCGTAGTTTTGTCGTCCGTCTGTCTGCTTGTCATAGCGGGACTTCTCATGTTTAG GTACCATAGGCGAGGAGGTTATGACGTGGAAAGTGAAGAGACGGTGAAGTTGGGCATGGGTACTTCCCACTGA